The following proteins are co-located in the Nitrospira sp. genome:
- the lpxI gene encoding UDP-2,3-diacylglucosamine diphosphatase LpxI (LpxI, functionally equivalent to LpxH, replaces it in LPS biosynthesis in a minority of bacteria.) — MGEQVDAGRAAPQGGRIGLIAGNGRFPIIFADNARQLGYEVCAVAHEGETDPELAQHVDRIHWIKIGQFGKLIDALKSDGVQQAVMLGGVKKTHVFSTVRPDLRALALAAKLIHLKDDDILRRVAEEIEQEGIRICESTFGLQGILVEAGTLTRREPSKKEWADIQYGWDVGKQIGALDIGQCVVVKDRVIVAVEAVEGTDGAIRRGGELAHGGAVVVKRCKPQQDLRFDLPAVGPRTIEVMESVKASVLALEAGRGILLDRDDTIAKANRAGIAIVGVT; from the coding sequence GTGGGCGAGCAGGTGGATGCAGGTAGGGCGGCTCCCCAGGGCGGGCGGATCGGGCTCATCGCCGGTAACGGCCGATTTCCCATCATCTTCGCCGACAACGCGCGGCAACTCGGGTACGAGGTCTGTGCGGTGGCGCATGAAGGGGAAACCGACCCTGAACTGGCGCAGCATGTCGATCGCATTCATTGGATCAAAATCGGGCAGTTCGGCAAATTGATCGACGCCCTCAAGAGTGACGGCGTGCAACAGGCCGTGATGCTGGGCGGGGTGAAGAAGACGCATGTCTTCTCGACGGTGCGTCCAGACTTACGTGCCTTGGCCTTGGCGGCCAAGCTGATTCATCTGAAGGACGACGATATCTTGCGTCGGGTCGCGGAGGAGATCGAACAGGAGGGGATCCGAATTTGCGAGTCCACGTTCGGACTGCAGGGGATTCTCGTCGAGGCGGGGACGTTGACGCGACGTGAACCGAGCAAGAAGGAGTGGGCCGACATTCAGTATGGCTGGGATGTGGGCAAGCAGATCGGGGCATTGGATATCGGCCAGTGCGTGGTGGTGAAGGACAGAGTGATTGTTGCGGTAGAGGCGGTAGAGGGGACCGATGGCGCGATTCGTCGGGGCGGCGAGTTGGCCCATGGCGGTGCGGTGGTCGTCAAGCGCTGCAAACCCCAACAGGATCTCCGGTTCGATCTGCCGGCCGTCGGCCCTCGTACGATCGAAGTGATGGAGAGCGTGAAGGCTTCGGTATTGGCATTGGAAGCCGGACGCGGGATTCTGTTGGACCGCGATGACACGATCGCGAAGGCAAACCGCGCGGGTATTGCGATCGTCGGGGTGACATGA
- a CDS encoding OmpH family outer membrane protein, whose amino-acid sequence MNGRNWIVGVVAQVLLAWGADSAQAAEHIKVAMMDQQQVIERSVAGKRALEELKSYSVTRQKIIDSDDQELKELEKGFQDASLSEDVRKEKQEHFRVKLEAYQRRIQDFNREVQEKQRSMVAEYAQKIQAAASTVAQKEGFTAVIDRGSESTVKIVVYGHPSVDLTEQIIKEFDRQNK is encoded by the coding sequence ATGAACGGACGTAATTGGATCGTAGGCGTCGTCGCGCAGGTGCTGTTGGCTTGGGGGGCTGACTCGGCCCAGGCTGCGGAGCATATCAAGGTGGCGATGATGGACCAACAGCAGGTCATCGAGCGCAGCGTGGCCGGGAAACGCGCGCTGGAGGAACTGAAGAGTTATTCCGTCACGCGCCAGAAGATTATCGATTCCGACGACCAGGAATTGAAGGAGTTGGAAAAGGGCTTTCAGGATGCGAGCCTCTCCGAAGACGTACGCAAGGAAAAACAAGAGCATTTCAGGGTGAAGTTGGAGGCGTATCAACGCCGGATTCAGGACTTCAACCGCGAAGTGCAGGAGAAGCAGCGATCGATGGTGGCGGAGTACGCGCAGAAAATTCAGGCCGCTGCCTCGACTGTTGCGCAGAAGGAAGGGTTTACGGCGGTGATCGACCGGGGGAGCGAGTCGACGGTCAAGATCGTCGTCTACGGCCATCCGTCGGTCGATCTCACGGAGCAGATCATCAAGGAATTCGATCGGCAGAACAAGTAA
- the fabZ gene encoding 3-hydroxyacyl-ACP dehydratase FabZ, whose protein sequence is MSVMDSIEIQSILPHRYPFLLVDRIRELDPDRRIVGIKNVTINEPFFQGHFPGRPVMPGVLILEALAQVGGVLAFKSLGSVGRPVVYLTGIDAAKFRKPVVPGDILRLEVDVLKKRAPFWKMQGKAYVDTELVCEAEVTAMVTDEKPAAAQ, encoded by the coding sequence ATGTCAGTGATGGACAGTATTGAGATTCAATCGATCCTTCCCCACCGGTATCCGTTTTTGCTCGTCGATCGCATCCGTGAGCTCGATCCGGACCGTCGGATCGTGGGGATCAAGAACGTCACGATTAACGAGCCGTTTTTTCAGGGGCATTTCCCGGGGCGTCCGGTCATGCCGGGGGTATTGATCCTCGAGGCGTTGGCTCAGGTGGGCGGCGTCCTGGCGTTCAAGTCGCTCGGCTCCGTGGGCCGTCCGGTGGTGTATCTCACCGGAATCGACGCGGCCAAATTCCGGAAGCCGGTCGTGCCGGGAGACATCCTCCGGTTGGAGGTGGATGTTCTGAAAAAGCGCGCGCCCTTCTGGAAAATGCAGGGCAAGGCGTATGTCGACACGGAATTGGTCTGTGAAGCGGAAGTCACGGCGATGGTGACGGATGAAAAGCCGGCTGCCGCGCAGTGA
- the lpxB gene encoding lipid-A-disaccharide synthase: protein MPRILIVTGEASGDLHGAHLVKALKALSPDLQIVGIGGASMRAAGAELVSDIPQLDVMGLIGLSAVKAMLQRISRIRTLIKRERWDLVVLIDNPGLNFHFARVAKASGLKVLYYIAPQVWAWRRGRMRWIQQRVDHVVAILPFEEPLYKNAGVRCTFVGNPLLDEISPSYDRAAIRRQFGLTDGGPVIGLFPGSRKAELLEHVPLLLETIRQLAERHPTMQFILAQASSVQDEFLADLLKNSPVPIKVFRNLASEVMAASDLLVVKSGTSTLQAAVVGTPMILFYRAPSWITYRLARLLIRVPWIGLANLVAGRGIVPELIHDEATPERLAHETVRLLTDRSAYDEMKTALRSVREALGTPGASHRAAEAVLAECRS from the coding sequence ATGCCGCGCATCCTAATCGTCACCGGAGAGGCATCCGGGGACCTCCATGGAGCCCACTTGGTCAAGGCATTGAAGGCGCTCTCCCCTGACCTCCAGATCGTCGGCATCGGTGGGGCGTCCATGCGGGCCGCCGGTGCGGAACTGGTGAGCGATATTCCGCAGCTGGACGTCATGGGGCTCATCGGCCTGTCCGCCGTCAAGGCGATGCTGCAGCGCATCTCCCGCATCCGAACCTTGATCAAGCGCGAACGGTGGGACCTGGTCGTGCTGATCGACAATCCCGGACTCAACTTTCATTTTGCTCGCGTGGCCAAGGCCAGCGGGCTGAAGGTGTTGTATTACATTGCGCCGCAGGTCTGGGCTTGGCGCCGAGGGCGGATGCGCTGGATTCAGCAGCGTGTCGACCATGTGGTGGCGATTCTGCCCTTCGAGGAGCCGCTGTACAAGAACGCCGGTGTGCGCTGTACGTTCGTGGGCAATCCACTGCTGGATGAAATCTCGCCCAGCTACGACCGCGCGGCGATTCGCCGCCAGTTCGGGCTGACGGACGGCGGCCCGGTGATCGGATTGTTCCCGGGAAGCCGCAAGGCCGAGTTGCTGGAGCATGTGCCGCTGCTGCTCGAGACGATACGGCAACTCGCGGAACGTCATCCCACGATGCAGTTCATTTTGGCGCAGGCCTCCTCGGTGCAGGACGAGTTTCTTGCCGACCTGCTGAAGAACAGTCCGGTCCCCATCAAGGTCTTTCGCAATCTGGCCAGTGAAGTGATGGCCGCGTCGGATCTTCTCGTCGTCAAATCGGGTACCTCTACCTTGCAGGCGGCGGTGGTGGGCACGCCCATGATTCTGTTCTATCGCGCGCCATCCTGGATCACCTACCGATTGGCGCGGTTGCTGATCCGGGTGCCCTGGATCGGTCTGGCCAATCTGGTCGCCGGTCGGGGGATCGTGCCCGAGTTGATCCATGACGAGGCGACGCCGGAACGGCTGGCCCATGAAACCGTGCGGTTGTTGACGGATCGTTCCGCCTATGACGAGATGAAGACCGCACTGCGGTCCGTGCGCGAGGCGTTAGGCACGCCCGGCGCATCTCATCGAGCGGCAGAGGCCGTGTTGGCGGAGTGTCGGTCATGA
- the lpxA gene encoding acyl-ACP--UDP-N-acetylglucosamine O-acyltransferase: MKIHPTAVIHPKAVLADDVEVGAYSVVGEHVTIGAGTRVFSHVAIDGWTEIGARCELHPFVSVGGPPQHMQYKGEPTRVVIGHDNILREYVTVNRATVQGGGVTSVGDSNFLMAYVHVAHDCHLGNHLILANAASLAGHITIGDHAIIGGLSGIHQFVRIGAYAMVGGCCALGQDLPPFMRAAGGYRARMYGLNSIGLRRHGFSAERISALKQAYELLFRSGHRVSEAVKLARETFGASQDVLQVAEFMQGSKRGICRSVGKGQEDEEE, encoded by the coding sequence GTGAAGATCCATCCGACCGCGGTGATCCATCCCAAGGCGGTGCTCGCAGATGATGTGGAAGTGGGGGCGTATTCCGTCGTCGGAGAACACGTCACGATCGGCGCCGGCACGCGAGTCTTTTCTCATGTGGCGATCGACGGCTGGACGGAAATTGGGGCACGATGCGAGCTGCACCCCTTCGTATCGGTGGGGGGGCCGCCGCAGCATATGCAATATAAAGGGGAGCCGACCAGGGTTGTGATCGGTCACGACAATATTCTGCGCGAGTATGTGACCGTGAACCGGGCGACTGTGCAGGGTGGCGGCGTGACCTCCGTGGGAGATTCGAATTTTCTCATGGCCTACGTACATGTCGCCCACGACTGTCACTTGGGTAACCATTTGATTCTGGCGAATGCCGCCAGTCTGGCCGGCCATATCACCATCGGCGATCACGCCATCATCGGTGGGCTTTCCGGCATTCACCAGTTCGTGAGAATCGGCGCCTATGCTATGGTGGGCGGCTGCTGCGCGCTCGGCCAAGATCTTCCGCCGTTCATGCGTGCGGCCGGAGGGTACCGTGCCCGCATGTATGGGCTGAATTCCATCGGTTTGCGCCGGCACGGCTTTTCCGCCGAACGCATTTCCGCCTTGAAGCAGGCATACGAGCTGCTGTTCCGCTCGGGGCATCGGGTCTCGGAGGCCGTCAAGCTGGCCAGGGAAACCTTCGGCGCGAGTCAGGACGTGCTGCAGGTCGCCGAGTTCATGCAAGGCAGCAAGCGCGGCATTTGCCGGTCGGTTGGAAAAGGTCAGGAAGACGAAGAGGAATAA
- a CDS encoding Gfo/Idh/MocA family oxidoreductase, translating into MKPLRAGVIGVGHLGQHHARHYATLSGVTLAGVCDASADRAQLIADRHGVQAWTTMADLLAQVDLVSVAVPTSAHFAAAKACLDAGKHVLVEKPIAVTSAEARELVELAARRGCLLQVGHSERFNPIMQRMRPHIERPAFIEGHRLSAFGERGTDVDVVLDLMIHDLDLVLSFNPGPVEDVRAAGVPVLSPNIDIANARIAFASGCVANLTASRVSTNKMRRLRFFQRDRYVSIDFQTRQAMVSRRVEGSGPRPTIDVETFQAGDEEPLRLELESFVRAVADGSRPVVSGEDGEAALTLAARVLDAIGQFTQRHSIDEANAAAFGHNPV; encoded by the coding sequence ATGAAACCGCTGCGAGCAGGGGTCATCGGTGTCGGTCATCTCGGGCAGCATCATGCCCGGCATTATGCGACGTTGTCCGGGGTTACCCTGGCTGGCGTCTGCGATGCGTCGGCAGACCGTGCCCAGTTGATCGCCGACCGCCATGGCGTGCAGGCATGGACGACCATGGCCGATCTGCTGGCGCAGGTCGATCTCGTCAGCGTTGCCGTGCCGACTTCCGCGCACTTTGCCGCAGCCAAAGCCTGTCTCGATGCGGGCAAACATGTGCTGGTCGAGAAGCCGATCGCTGTGACTTCGGCCGAGGCCCGAGAACTGGTCGAGTTGGCGGCCCGCCGCGGTTGTCTGTTGCAGGTCGGGCATAGTGAGCGCTTCAACCCGATCATGCAGCGCATGCGACCCCATATCGAACGTCCGGCCTTCATCGAAGGCCATCGCCTCAGCGCCTTCGGGGAGCGGGGCACCGATGTCGATGTCGTGCTCGATCTCATGATTCATGACCTGGATCTCGTTCTGTCGTTCAACCCGGGGCCGGTGGAAGACGTGCGGGCGGCCGGGGTTCCGGTGCTGTCGCCCAACATTGATATTGCCAACGCCCGCATCGCGTTTGCGAGCGGTTGCGTCGCCAACTTGACGGCCAGTCGCGTGTCCACCAACAAGATGCGCCGGTTGCGGTTCTTTCAGCGTGATCGGTACGTGTCGATTGATTTTCAAACCCGTCAGGCGATGGTCTCCAGGCGGGTGGAAGGCAGCGGCCCGCGTCCGACGATCGATGTTGAAACGTTTCAGGCGGGGGACGAGGAGCCCTTGCGGCTTGAATTGGAGTCATTTGTGCGAGCGGTGGCCGATGGATCGCGCCCCGTCGTGTCCGGGGAAGACGGGGAAGCGGCGCTTACCCTCGCGGCGCGTGTGTTGGATGCCATCGGTCAGTTCACACAACGTCACTCCATCGATGAGGCGAACGCGGCGGCCTTTGGCCACAATCCGGTGTAG